From the genome of Setaria viridis chromosome 1, Setaria_viridis_v4.0, whole genome shotgun sequence:
TTTAGTGTCATTACCTCTCTAAATGTGCTGCTTCAATCCAACCCTTCCCAACTACCAGCGACCAAATAGCAGTACAGTAGTACAGTACGATGTGTTAAAATCCATTCAAATGGAACATGCCATCTATTAAGGAGTACATAACTCGCTCGTAGAGGTGATTATTATGACAAGGGTTTTTGCTGAAACATATTTTAGAAAAGTCCATCgaggaaaataaagaaaagtgGCTGCAATATTAGAGATACAACAGGGGGGTTAATGTAAAAATTAGTCAATACTTGTAAGTTAAGAAAATTGGCCAGGTACACGGGCGTGTAATCTTTTCCTTTCAAAGTCAATCTGCAAGAAACAAACACACCCAAAAACCATAAGGGTGGTCGAAAATTTTGTTAGTCCCTTGACTGGTCAGTTGTGTAAAATTATGAACATTGACTACAGGCATGCAGTATTTACCACTTTCTTAACGCGTTCATTTGCTGCAGCTGTTCCTCCGCTAACATTTTCAGGCAGGTATGGACTGCGTACACGAACCTCCTTCATTACAATAATGTCAGTCTTGTCCCACTGAACTGGAAGCCTGATGAAATGGAATGATATAATTTGTCATCCGTATGCACATGCCATATGTACAACTTACTGCCATTGTCATAGGAAAGCAATGTACATAAATAGGATCTCCAACAGAGATAACATTGCTATAATACTTTAGCAATTTATATGAAAGAACCCAAATTGTCTGGACAAAGAGGAGTAAGGCGCATCAAGATAAATCATTTTATTGTAACAAACAAGAGCAAACAACAAATGAGAATCCCCAAGTGCACAGGAAACTTTCACATTATCATGGCCTTACATAAACAGCATCCCATGCCATAATTGAATATTTATTGATGGTATAACTTGATGCTGATCCAGTTATCCAAGTCTTAAACTCGTTCTGAATAAATACAATTTTTTCTTGTGAAGTTTCCAGTGAACAGAGCTGCTTTTAGTCAATACTTATGGAGTGTGTTCTATGTAAACTTGGGAAAGTACCAAAGAGTTCATTATCAATTGCGCATACAGAGAAACAAAAATATTGCAGTGACAAACATGGAAAAAATGACAGAAAATAGAGAATAAACGATGATGCATGGCTTGAAATTTGGTGTAGAATATTCTTAAAAGCAGACAAGGAGAGGTTAGCTTACGTCTTCGACAGTGCATCAAATATACTTTGAGCTTCTGGGGTGACACCAACACCAATTCTTTCAGCTTCAATCTCTGCTTGCCTGCAAATCATGAATTGTAGAGTAAAAAATAATGCCATTAAAGATAATTCTCATGTTGATTGAATAATAAAGTACTAATGAATCCACAGTCCACATAAATGGGTAGTCAAAAACATTAACATCTAAGAAACTTATATAATTAAAAACAGTGACAAAGACAAATTACAGCATGCATTTGAGTGGTAGCTTCAGTTGGCTGACAAAAGACTTCCGAAAGCTAGTAGCCTAATTTTGGGTATAAAGTCAAACATCATCCATCAAGATGATACGGAAGAAAAATGCTGACAGAAGAAACTCAAACCAAAAATCTCTTCACTAAAGTAGAGTCTGCATTACTTCATAACTTAGCTCACTTTGATTGCCTCTTAAGAGCGTACTAACTTTTTAAGTCTACTGTTCCACTGGTGTGGGCATATGCATCACATATTGACAGTAAACCATGACAAAAGAGAAGATATAATTTAGTGATCTCACTTCCTCAGAAAATGCAAGCTTAGCAGTTTCTTTTGCAGGCCAGTTACATGTTGCATGCTTTGTACTTCAAAGGAAGATGCTACCAATAATCAGAACAAAACAACAAACTATGCAGACCAAATTGATACAAACATGGAAAAAGGCCATCTTCAATGCTTCACTAAATTCCAAATATTCTATGCACCATGTTATGCTAGTTACACAGTTGGCTAGTTTTTCCCACATAACGGGGCATTCCAAACTTCATTACCAAAGgtaacaaaattacaaagttCTGAGTGAATCCAAATATCCATGATCTATGGAACAACCAACATAAACGCTAGAACCACTGCAGTACAGAGATCTTCTTTAGTTATTACATCCCCCAAATCCCTCCAGATAAACCTAAAAAAGTATCGAAAAACATCATTATAAAGAATCCCCATCTTCcaatcaaaacaaaaaaatcagTCACTACTACTAGACCTTACACAGCATGACTGTCATCTAGAAATAGACATCAGCTGTCATTCATATCCTTCACTTCTTTTCGCTAATCTGGAATGACCATTGCATGGTCTTCAGACCTTTGCACTTCTTGTGGATGAAAACTCTTCACCAAAGCCTTCGGTTGCGCAGGTTTTGATCACTGCTAACTTTAATTACTAACAAAGGGAATACAACTCTGACCAGATGGTGATGCCCACAAGTATGCATGTTACAGAAGATATAAAATATTTTCCTTGATTCCTAAATTCAATCTCTACTACCATATATGTCCATAACTCCATAGCAATTAAGAGGAGCATATTCAATATGTTTCTTTATTTCCTTAGTTGGCATATCTTGATGCAGCCCTTTGTTCTACTGATGAAAGGCCAGAAGCGCAAATCCACACAAACAACCCTCTTATCTCCAGGCACTGCCCCCTTCACTCGCTACAATTATGCGTTAATACTGTTGTTGATGTCTCAACATGGAAATAGTTTATCGCTTTTACGAGCTATAAAAGAGTCAGATCCAACTTGGAAGCACAGCTTCAGCAATAGTGGATTTAGGCCACACATGGAAAGCTAATTCTAGATTGCACTGCTTTGCTCTGACATGAGTTCACATTTACACTAGCTAATATTGGAAACGTAAATGCCAATTGGTACTTGTTTCCCCAAGACCCATGGTCCAACCTTACACATAAGCAGCTCAAATCGGCATATTATGCCTAAATCACGGTGATTCACGCACCTGAGCGCGGCCTCCTCCCGGGCATAAATCGCGTCGAGGTCGAGCATGCAGCCGGGGGGATCAAGTGGGTCGTCACCCTTGCTGACCACAGAGAACTCCCGGATGTAGTTCGCCTTGAGCACCCTCACGTTCCGCCGCTCCCCGCTTTCCGCCCTCCCCACGCCCTCCTGTGATCTACGCCGTCAtggaaacaaaacaaacaactcGCGCAAAGGACATggagatggccagatggggCGAGGAATAAGAGCGATTTGGGAAGGATAtggatgacgaggaggttggATGGGCGGTCGAAGGCGACGATCTGGCCCTCGAACTCCTCCCCGAGCGTGGTCTTTGCGGAGATCACCACGCCGATCGCAAACTCCTCGCCGCCGGtctccatgccgccgccgccgccgctcggtgGTCGATGggtggaggcgggggaggagggagctGCGTGGGGGGTTTGGGGAATTCGGCGAGAAACTCTGCGGACCGGGTGACGCGCGAGAACCAGTAAAAATCCTGGGAAGCTGGGAAATTCTACGGCCTGCTATAGATACAGTGGGCCTAACAGTTTAGGGCCCAGTCAGCCATCCTGCGCCTGCATTGCTTATGGCCCGGGCCCGTTAACGAGGTCTTCACTCTTCAGGCTGAACCGCTGATGAAGCTGTACCAAACGCAAACAAAAACAGCTTCGGCCACCCTGAATCTGTTTGCAGAAACAAACTAGGAGGCggaagcaaaaaaaaactgaGTTCTCCCGATTTCAACCTCCGCCACGCTTCCcggagtaaaaaaaaaatctacacaATACTAGGCTATATTGATATTAAAAAAAGACTAGTATAAAAAGCGGCGCCTGCGGACCCACTGGAGCGGCAGGGAGGGCGCGAGCAGCAACGACCGGCGGGTCAGGGCGGCGAGAGATGGGTGCGCCGGTCGCTGCGGTCGGATCTGGGTGGGCACGCACCCACCCCCATCTCCCCACACCGCTCGCCGCCATGCCAGGGCCCCCTTCTCCGCGATATGGACACGAATGAGACGACAGTTGATCAGGAGGTGCTtcgcgccgacgccgcctctGCTGCCACACCCTGCCCCCTCTCGTCGCGAAGGCCTCAGGTACCCACCCCCATCTTCGCATCCTCTTCTCCTCTAGGGATAGCTCTTCCGCGCGCAATTCCTGTAAACTTGCTGCGCATCGTATCTCGTTACTTCGTTAGCTCCGTCCTCTCGTGCTTGTACAAGTGTGCTTAGTATCTAGTGTGGACTTTCAGCTGAGATTAGCATGCGGCTTTTCTCTGCTTATATGACCATATATGTTTTTCGATGCATGTCCTACTGATCTTACCTCCTGTGATCTTTGGGATAGTTTTAGTTGTTGAGATCATACAAAGTTCAGCTCTCAAATAGCTGTGTAGTTTCTTGTGCACTCTGGTAAGCAAATTTGTCTGCATAGTTGTTAGGTTCAGTTGTGTGATTTTAAGTAATGCAGATAGAGTACTATGAACAATGCAGATGCCAAGAAGCGCGAATCTGCCCCAAAGTTCGATTTGCTTTTTTAGTTCAGTGGCCCGAGGTAATTAGCTGTACCTTGTTTGGATTCAAGATGCACCCTACTTCTAATTATGAAAGTGGTAGTGCTTTGAATTTTAGTCCCCTTTTCTATTCAGACTTGCCTGATGCTTATGTCGTTCAGTTTTAATTATTCTACTGCACAGTCAGGTGGAAGCCACAAATCCATCAAATGTATGCCCTGCTGTAAGAGATACATCGGCAAT
Proteins encoded in this window:
- the LOC117846507 gene encoding uncharacterized protein, producing METGGEEFAIGVVISAKTTLGEEFEGQIVAFDRPSNLLVIQEGVGRAESGERRNVRVLKANYIREFSVVSKGDDPLDPPGCMLDLDAIYAREEAALRQAEIEAERIGVGVTPEAQSIFDALSKTLPVQWDKTDIIVMKEVRVRSPYLPENVSGGTAAANERVKKVIDFERKRLHARVPGQFS